One stretch of Clavibacter michiganensis DNA includes these proteins:
- a CDS encoding Mur ligase family protein — MTSPATPALRPEHPVARSLSGLVSDFALDVVGDVDDVEVTGVTLSSGDVQPGDLYVGLRGVRVHGARFASDAAASGAVAVLTDPDGLADAQGSGLPVILTPDPRAALGDIAAWVHRSAENPATLYGVTGTNGKTSVVYLLDGLLRQLGVVTGLTSTAERRIGEESITSRLTTPEASELHALLARMREAEVRAVTIEVSAQALTRHRVDGLVFDVAAFINLSHDHLDDYADFEEYFDAKAAFFDPDRARRGVVSLDTEWGQRIVDGSRLPMTTIASKPGVDADWTVTVLEQTPDSTGFRLEGPDNRVLVSRVPVPGWFMAANAGLAIVMLVESGYDLDAVAHVLDRDGGIQAYIPGRAERVSGETGPLFFVDYGHTPDAFEQTLQALRPFTPGKLVMVFGADGDRDTTKRAEMGAIAARLADVVVITDYHPRYEDPASIRASLIAGATAAVPDREIHEVPDPATAIRTAVSLVGEGDTILVAGPGHEDYHEVAGRKIPFSARDDARAALRDAGWS; from the coding sequence ATGACCTCCCCTGCCACCCCCGCCCTCCGCCCCGAGCATCCCGTCGCACGGTCGCTGTCCGGCCTGGTGAGCGACTTCGCGCTCGACGTCGTCGGTGACGTGGACGACGTGGAGGTCACGGGCGTCACGCTGTCCTCCGGCGACGTGCAGCCCGGCGACCTCTACGTGGGGCTCCGCGGGGTCCGCGTGCACGGTGCCCGCTTCGCCTCCGACGCGGCGGCGAGCGGCGCGGTCGCGGTGCTGACCGATCCCGACGGGCTGGCCGACGCCCAGGGGTCCGGCCTCCCGGTGATCCTCACCCCCGACCCGCGGGCCGCCCTCGGCGACATCGCCGCGTGGGTCCACCGCTCGGCCGAGAACCCGGCGACGCTGTACGGCGTCACGGGCACCAACGGGAAGACGAGCGTGGTGTACCTGCTCGACGGCCTGCTCCGCCAGCTCGGCGTGGTGACCGGGCTCACGTCCACGGCCGAGCGCCGCATCGGCGAGGAGAGCATCACCAGCCGGCTCACGACGCCCGAGGCGAGCGAGCTGCACGCGCTCCTCGCCCGGATGCGCGAGGCCGAGGTCCGCGCCGTGACGATCGAGGTGTCGGCGCAGGCCCTCACCCGGCATCGGGTCGACGGCCTGGTGTTCGACGTGGCCGCGTTCATCAACCTGAGCCACGACCACCTCGACGACTACGCGGACTTCGAGGAGTACTTCGACGCCAAGGCCGCGTTCTTCGACCCCGACCGCGCGCGCCGCGGCGTCGTCTCGCTCGACACCGAGTGGGGCCAGCGCATCGTCGACGGATCCCGCTTGCCGATGACCACGATCGCCTCGAAGCCCGGCGTCGACGCCGACTGGACCGTCACGGTGCTCGAGCAGACGCCCGACTCCACGGGCTTCCGTCTCGAGGGGCCCGACAACCGCGTGCTCGTCTCCCGCGTGCCCGTCCCCGGCTGGTTCATGGCCGCCAACGCGGGGCTCGCCATCGTGATGCTCGTCGAGTCCGGCTACGACCTCGACGCCGTCGCCCACGTGCTCGACCGCGACGGCGGCATCCAGGCGTACATCCCGGGTCGCGCCGAGCGCGTCTCCGGCGAGACCGGCCCCCTCTTCTTCGTCGACTACGGGCACACGCCCGACGCCTTCGAGCAGACGCTGCAGGCGCTGCGTCCCTTCACGCCCGGCAAGCTCGTGATGGTGTTCGGCGCCGACGGCGACCGCGACACCACGAAGCGCGCCGAGATGGGCGCGATCGCGGCCCGCCTCGCCGACGTCGTGGTCATCACCGACTACCACCCGCGCTACGAGGACCCGGCGTCCATCCGGGCCAGCCTCATCGCGGGCGCGACGGCCGCGGTGCCCGACCGCGAGATCCACGAGGTGCCCGACCCCGCCACGGCGATCCGCACGGCCGTGTCGCTGGTCGGCGAGGGGGACACCATCCTCGTCGCCGGACCCGGGCACGAGGACTACCACGAGGTGGCCGGGCGCAAGATCCCGTTCTCCGCCCGTGACGACGCGCGCGCGGCCCTCCGCGACGCAGGCTGGAGCTGA
- a CDS encoding peptidoglycan D,D-transpeptidase FtsI family protein — MSTISNRRRIAFSLIAILAVIGVFVVKLIDIQVVQASELNEEALGKRAISQTLPGVRGSIYDADGKVLADSVLRYDVTMDPSKAGDFTRTVTGDDGKPVKQDVSLADAEAQLGAITGQKPEEIDGLITGALAKDPKSLFGYVTKGVDVDAYLAIRDLKIPWIYFQAVSSRTYPNGQIAGSILGYIAGDGTIKAGLEQEYDSCLAAQDGAQTYERGADGVPIAGSTVTQKPAVDGSDVMTNIDTDLEYFAQTAVAEQAVKVGADYGHATIVEVKTGKVLAVAEYPSVDPNDVSATKPEDRGSRAFSSPFEPGSTLKAVTAAALLDSGKADAGTHVVAPYTFTRPNVKLSDSYVHPDLHFTLAGVLMDSSNTGISALGERLSAEDRYNYLKAFGVGGDTGLGFPGESSGLIRPWQEWDPQTNYATMFGQGLTTTALQVASIYQTIGNHGVKLPLSLVSGCKAADGTVTDQPSTQGTQVVSPQAADSTVNMLETVVTDGHLSKDLTIPGYRVAAKSGTAQVAEADGKYGKNYLVSIAGLAPAEDPQYVVSISLANPDTMKSSAAAAPVFQKIMSQVLKTYRVPPSTVPSPNLPTTY, encoded by the coding sequence GTGAGCACGATCTCGAACCGACGGCGCATCGCCTTCTCCCTGATCGCGATACTCGCCGTCATCGGGGTCTTCGTCGTCAAGCTCATCGACATCCAGGTCGTCCAGGCCTCGGAGCTCAACGAGGAGGCGCTCGGCAAGCGTGCGATCTCGCAGACCCTGCCCGGCGTCCGCGGCAGCATCTACGACGCCGACGGCAAGGTGCTCGCGGACAGCGTGCTCCGCTACGACGTCACGATGGATCCGTCCAAGGCCGGCGACTTCACCCGGACGGTCACCGGCGACGACGGCAAGCCCGTGAAGCAGGACGTGTCGCTGGCGGACGCCGAGGCGCAGCTGGGCGCGATCACCGGGCAGAAGCCCGAGGAGATCGACGGGCTCATCACGGGAGCGCTCGCCAAGGACCCCAAGTCGCTCTTCGGCTACGTGACCAAGGGCGTCGACGTCGACGCCTACCTCGCCATCCGGGACCTGAAGATCCCGTGGATCTACTTCCAGGCCGTGTCGAGCCGCACGTACCCGAACGGGCAGATCGCGGGCAGCATCCTCGGCTACATCGCGGGCGACGGGACGATCAAGGCCGGGCTCGAGCAGGAGTACGACTCGTGCCTCGCCGCCCAGGACGGCGCGCAGACCTACGAGCGCGGTGCGGACGGCGTGCCCATCGCCGGCAGCACCGTCACGCAGAAGCCGGCCGTCGACGGCAGCGACGTGATGACCAACATCGACACGGACCTCGAGTACTTCGCGCAGACCGCGGTGGCCGAGCAGGCCGTGAAGGTCGGTGCCGACTACGGGCACGCGACCATCGTCGAGGTGAAGACCGGCAAGGTCCTGGCGGTCGCCGAGTACCCGTCGGTCGACCCCAACGACGTGTCCGCCACGAAGCCGGAGGACCGGGGGAGCCGCGCTTTCAGCTCGCCGTTCGAGCCCGGATCCACGCTCAAGGCCGTGACCGCCGCCGCGCTCCTCGACTCCGGCAAGGCCGACGCGGGCACGCATGTGGTGGCGCCCTACACGTTCACCCGTCCGAACGTGAAGCTCAGCGACAGCTACGTCCACCCCGACCTGCACTTCACGCTCGCGGGCGTGCTCATGGACTCCTCGAACACGGGCATCTCTGCGCTCGGCGAGCGTCTCTCCGCCGAGGATCGCTACAACTACCTCAAGGCGTTCGGGGTGGGCGGCGATACCGGCCTCGGCTTCCCCGGCGAGAGCAGCGGCCTGATCCGGCCGTGGCAGGAGTGGGATCCGCAGACCAACTACGCGACCATGTTCGGCCAGGGCCTCACGACCACGGCGCTGCAGGTCGCGAGCATCTACCAGACCATCGGCAACCACGGCGTGAAGCTGCCGCTGTCGCTCGTCTCCGGCTGCAAGGCCGCCGACGGCACCGTCACGGACCAGCCTTCGACCCAGGGCACGCAGGTCGTCTCGCCCCAGGCCGCCGACTCGACCGTGAACATGCTCGAGACGGTCGTCACCGACGGGCACCTCTCCAAGGACCTCACGATCCCCGGCTACCGGGTCGCGGCGAAGTCCGGCACGGCGCAGGTCGCGGAGGCCGACGGCAAGTACGGCAAGAACTACCTGGTGTCGATCGCGGGCCTCGCGCCGGCCGAGGACCCCCAGTACGTCGTGTCGATCAGCCTGGCCAATCCGGATACCATGAAGTCCTCGGCGGCCGCGGCGCCCGTCTTCCAGAAGATCATGTCCCAGGTCCTGAAGACGTACCGGGTGCCCCCCTCCACCGTGCCGTCCCCGAACCTCCCGACGACCTACTGA
- the rsmH gene encoding 16S rRNA (cytosine(1402)-N(4))-methyltransferase RsmH, translating into MALDDIHTPVLLERCLELLAPALQGDGAVLVDATLGMAGHSEAFLDALPGLRLVGLDRDPDALAIAGERLARFGDRVHLVHTVYDGIGRALDGLGIGEVQGVFFDLGVSSLQLDRVERGFSYSQDAPLDMRMDGTAGLTAAQVVAEYDELELRRIFYDYGEEKLAPRYASRIVQAREVEPITTSARLVEIIQQATPAAVQRAGHPAKRVFQALRIEVNQELSVLARAMPAAIDRLAVGGRVVVESYQSLEDRIVKRELRARSTSTAPVGLPVELPEHRPELKLLVRGAELADQHEIAQNPRAASVRLRAAERARRRHA; encoded by the coding sequence ATGGCCCTCGACGACATCCACACCCCCGTCCTCCTCGAGCGGTGCCTCGAGCTGCTCGCCCCCGCCCTGCAGGGTGATGGCGCAGTGCTGGTCGACGCCACCCTCGGGATGGCCGGCCACTCCGAGGCGTTCCTCGACGCGCTGCCCGGCCTCCGGCTGGTCGGGCTCGACCGCGATCCGGACGCCCTCGCGATCGCGGGGGAGCGGCTCGCGCGGTTCGGCGACCGCGTCCACCTCGTGCACACGGTCTACGACGGCATCGGGCGCGCGCTCGACGGGCTCGGGATCGGCGAGGTGCAGGGCGTGTTCTTCGACCTGGGCGTCTCGTCGCTCCAGCTCGACCGCGTCGAGCGCGGATTCTCGTACTCGCAGGACGCGCCCCTCGACATGCGCATGGACGGGACCGCGGGCCTCACCGCCGCCCAGGTCGTGGCGGAGTACGACGAGCTCGAGCTGCGCCGGATCTTCTACGACTACGGCGAGGAGAAGCTCGCCCCCCGCTACGCCAGCCGCATCGTCCAGGCGCGCGAGGTGGAGCCGATCACCACGTCGGCCAGGCTCGTGGAGATCATCCAGCAGGCCACGCCCGCGGCGGTGCAGCGGGCCGGGCACCCGGCCAAGCGCGTGTTCCAGGCGCTGCGCATCGAGGTCAACCAGGAGCTGAGCGTGCTGGCGCGCGCCATGCCGGCCGCGATCGACCGGCTCGCCGTCGGCGGACGCGTGGTCGTCGAGTCCTACCAGTCGCTCGAGGACCGCATCGTCAAGCGCGAGCTGCGCGCCCGCTCCACGAGCACGGCGCCCGTGGGGCTCCCCGTCGAGCTGCCCGAGCACCGTCCCGAGCTGAAGCTCCTCGTCCGCGGCGCCGAGCTCGCGGACCAGCACGAGATCGCCCAGAACCCCCGCGCCGCTTCCGTCCGGTTGCGCGCCGCCGAACGAGCCAGGAGGCGACACGCATGA
- the mraZ gene encoding division/cell wall cluster transcriptional repressor MraZ, translating into MFLGTHSPRLDDKGRLILPAKFRDELEGGVVMTRGQDRCIYVFTTREFEELHDRMRQAPLASKQARDYMRVFLSGANAETPDKQHRITIPQALRTYAGLDRELAVIGAGSRVEIWDAGTWDEYLTANESAFADTAEEVIPGLF; encoded by the coding sequence GTGTTCCTCGGCACCCATTCGCCTCGTCTCGACGACAAGGGGCGGCTCATCCTCCCCGCGAAGTTCCGCGACGAGCTCGAGGGCGGCGTCGTCATGACGCGCGGCCAGGACCGCTGCATCTACGTGTTCACGACGCGCGAGTTCGAGGAGCTGCACGACCGCATGCGCCAGGCGCCGCTCGCGAGCAAGCAGGCGCGCGACTACATGCGCGTCTTCCTGTCCGGCGCGAACGCCGAGACGCCGGACAAGCAGCACCGCATCACCATCCCGCAGGCGCTCCGCACCTACGCGGGCCTCGACCGCGAGCTCGCGGTCATCGGCGCGGGCAGCCGCGTCGAGATCTGGGACGCCGGCACGTGGGACGAGTACCTCACCGCCAACGAGAGCGCGTTCGCCGACACCGCGGAGGAGGTGATCCCCGGCCTGTTCTGA
- a CDS encoding DUF3040 domain-containing protein, translating into MMPLSEQEQRLLEEMERSLYRNDADFVATVSGRRTRPNYTMVVVGVLVIVLGIAALAAGVITKLAIIGILGFAIMIVGALLIFSPRDAAADASAPTAPRAAGRGPGKRPASSSSFMDRINERWEKRQGGQD; encoded by the coding sequence ATGATGCCGCTTTCCGAGCAAGAGCAGCGCCTGCTGGAGGAGATGGAGCGCAGCCTCTATCGCAACGACGCAGACTTCGTGGCGACCGTCAGCGGTCGCCGCACCAGACCGAACTACACGATGGTCGTGGTCGGGGTGCTGGTCATCGTCCTCGGCATCGCCGCCCTGGCCGCCGGCGTCATCACCAAGCTGGCCATCATCGGCATCCTCGGCTTCGCGATCATGATCGTGGGGGCGCTCCTCATCTTCAGCCCGCGCGATGCGGCCGCCGATGCGTCGGCTCCGACCGCGCCCCGGGCCGCCGGCCGTGGTCCCGGCAAGCGACCCGCCTCGTCGTCCTCCTTCATGGACCGCATCAACGAGCGCTGGGAGAAGCGCCAGGGCGGTCAGGACTGA
- a CDS encoding polyprenyl synthetase family protein yields MPESDRLVSHVQTRLDDFLTAQAAGLREISPDLVPIQEFSSDLLRGGKRFRAQFCYWGWRSVIDLEPSPAGRPQGEERPGYRAVVGVAAGLEIFHAAALVHDDIIDRSDTRRGRPAAHRRFEALHAASGWGGSSAGFGEAGATLLGDLLLGWSDELLIDSLLALADGSAARATRAELATMRTQVTLGQYLDVLEEVAWPTVPEDDTLARAHNVIVYKSAKYSIEAPLVVGASLAGATPEQVAALRAVGLPLGIAFQLRDDVLGVFGDSAVTGKPSGDDLREGKRTVLIALARRRLPDGVRRTVDALLGDPDLDDDQIRALQSILRESGALDEVEGMISRHVRESLAALREAPIGARARNQLELLVDSVTRRVT; encoded by the coding sequence GTGCCCGAAAGCGACCGCCTCGTCAGCCACGTCCAGACCCGCCTCGACGACTTCCTGACGGCCCAGGCGGCGGGACTCCGGGAGATCAGCCCGGATCTTGTGCCCATCCAGGAGTTCTCCTCGGATCTGCTGAGAGGCGGGAAGCGGTTCCGGGCGCAGTTCTGCTACTGGGGCTGGCGGTCGGTGATCGACCTCGAGCCCTCCCCCGCCGGACGGCCGCAGGGCGAGGAGCGACCGGGGTACCGCGCGGTCGTCGGCGTCGCCGCGGGCCTCGAGATCTTCCACGCCGCGGCCCTCGTCCACGACGACATCATCGACCGCTCCGACACCCGTCGGGGCCGTCCCGCCGCGCACCGCCGCTTCGAGGCGCTGCATGCGGCGAGCGGCTGGGGCGGGTCGTCGGCGGGCTTCGGCGAGGCGGGGGCGACCCTCCTCGGCGACCTCCTCCTGGGGTGGAGCGACGAGCTGCTCATCGACTCGCTGCTAGCGCTCGCGGACGGGTCCGCCGCCCGTGCCACCCGCGCGGAGCTCGCGACGATGCGGACCCAGGTCACGCTCGGCCAGTACCTCGACGTGCTCGAGGAGGTCGCGTGGCCGACCGTTCCCGAGGACGACACGCTCGCCCGCGCCCACAACGTCATCGTCTACAAGTCAGCGAAGTACAGCATCGAGGCTCCGCTCGTCGTCGGCGCGAGCCTGGCGGGGGCGACGCCCGAGCAGGTCGCGGCGCTCCGGGCCGTCGGCCTGCCGCTCGGCATCGCGTTCCAGCTGCGCGACGACGTGCTCGGCGTCTTCGGCGACAGCGCCGTGACCGGGAAGCCGAGCGGCGACGACCTGCGCGAGGGCAAGCGCACGGTGCTCATCGCGCTGGCGCGCCGTCGGCTGCCGGACGGGGTGCGCCGCACGGTCGACGCGCTCCTCGGGGATCCGGACCTCGACGACGATCAGATCCGCGCGCTCCAGTCGATACTCCGCGAGAGCGGCGCTCTCGACGAGGTGGAGGGGATGATCTCCCGCCACGTCCGAGAGTCGCTCGCGGCGTTGCGCGAGGCCCCGATCGGCGCCCGGGCGAGGAACCAGCTCGAGCTGCTCGTCGACAGCGTCACGCGTCGCGTCACCTGA
- a CDS encoding Rv2175c family DNA-binding protein, with protein MNEPYADREWLTVPDLVDLLGLTVSRVRRLIEDRRLLAVRLDGVLKVPAVFLRDGEPLSELRGTIIVLGDNGFTDEEAMHWLLAEEPSLGAAPVDALLAGRKAEVRRVAQASA; from the coding sequence GTGAACGAGCCCTATGCCGACCGTGAGTGGTTGACCGTCCCCGATCTCGTCGACCTCCTGGGTCTCACCGTCAGCCGCGTGCGCCGGCTCATCGAGGACAGGCGCCTGCTCGCGGTCCGCCTCGACGGCGTGCTCAAGGTGCCGGCCGTCTTCCTGCGGGACGGCGAGCCGCTGTCCGAGCTGCGGGGCACGATCATCGTGCTCGGGGACAACGGATTCACCGACGAGGAGGCCATGCACTGGCTCCTCGCGGAGGAGCCGAGCCTGGGTGCCGCCCCCGTCGACGCCCTGTTGGCCGGACGCAAGGCCGAGGTGCGTCGGGTGGCGCAAGCCAGCGCCTGA
- a CDS encoding LysM peptidoglycan-binding domain-containing protein, with protein sequence MPMTEPTSPRDPHRSADTGAGRSANRRSKALLATMPIVLVGSLAVSLGMATPAEAAPVKRIPKAKSGPTQTKLPRVAAPTAAPAAAPTVAAPSTYVVEQGDTVSSIAGRYGLSTASVLAQNGLGWKTTIFPGQTLTLGGSGASTPAPAAASTGSGASYTVVAGDTVTGIAGKHGVSTSAVLQANGLQATSTIFPGNRLIIPGAGSTAAPAAPAAPASASPAAKQGLSGTYTIETGDTLHSIATESGVTIQDLLNANGLNWSSIIYAGSKLTIPHVSASVVQVASLDGTTIMTDEMRRNARVIVQVGRSAGVSDYGLVIALATAAQESTLRNLDWGDRDSIGLFQQRPSQGWGQPAQLNDPVYAARAFFGGSVNPNPGATRGLLDIAGWKSMTVTQAAQAVQYSAYPDAYAKWEASAWAWLDEIG encoded by the coding sequence ATGCCCATGACCGAACCCACCTCCCCTCGCGACCCCCATCGATCCGCGGACACCGGTGCCGGACGCTCGGCGAACCGCCGCTCCAAGGCTCTCCTCGCGACCATGCCCATCGTGCTCGTCGGTTCCCTCGCGGTGAGCCTCGGCATGGCGACGCCCGCGGAGGCGGCCCCCGTCAAGCGCATCCCGAAGGCCAAGTCCGGCCCCACGCAGACCAAGCTCCCGCGCGTCGCCGCTCCGACGGCAGCCCCGGCAGCGGCGCCCACCGTGGCCGCTCCCTCCACGTACGTGGTCGAGCAGGGCGACACCGTGTCCAGCATCGCCGGTCGCTACGGCCTCTCCACCGCATCCGTCCTCGCGCAGAACGGCCTCGGCTGGAAGACGACGATCTTCCCCGGCCAGACGCTCACGCTCGGCGGATCCGGCGCATCGACCCCGGCGCCCGCCGCGGCGTCCACGGGATCGGGCGCGAGCTACACGGTCGTCGCGGGCGACACCGTCACCGGCATCGCCGGCAAGCACGGCGTCTCGACCTCGGCGGTGCTCCAGGCCAACGGCCTGCAGGCGACGAGCACGATCTTCCCCGGCAACAGGCTCATCATCCCGGGGGCCGGCTCCACCGCCGCGCCGGCCGCGCCCGCGGCACCCGCCAGCGCCTCCCCCGCCGCGAAGCAGGGCCTCTCCGGCACCTACACGATCGAGACCGGCGACACGCTGCACAGCATCGCGACGGAGTCGGGCGTCACCATCCAGGACCTCCTGAATGCCAACGGCCTCAACTGGTCGAGCATCATCTACGCCGGCAGCAAGCTCACCATCCCGCACGTGTCCGCATCCGTCGTGCAGGTCGCGTCGCTGGACGGGACGACGATCATGACCGATGAGATGCGCCGCAACGCGCGCGTCATCGTCCAGGTCGGACGCTCCGCCGGCGTGAGCGACTACGGCCTCGTCATCGCCCTCGCCACCGCGGCGCAGGAGTCGACCCTCCGCAACCTCGACTGGGGCGACCGCGACTCGATCGGCCTGTTCCAGCAGCGCCCGAGCCAGGGCTGGGGTCAGCCCGCCCAGCTCAACGACCCCGTGTACGCGGCGCGCGCGTTCTTCGGCGGGAGCGTCAACCCGAACCCCGGCGCGACGCGCGGTCTCCTCGACATCGCCGGCTGGAAGTCGATGACCGTCACGCAGGCGGCGCAGGCCGTGCAGTACTCGGCCTACCCCGACGCCTACGCCAAGTGGGAGGCATCCGCCTGGGCGTGGCTCGACGAGATCGGCTGA
- the pknB gene encoding Stk1 family PASTA domain-containing Ser/Thr kinase → MTSSPTDPMIGRLLDGRYQVRSRIARGGMATVYVATDLRLERRVAVKVMHGHLADDSAFRDRFIQEARSAARLAHPNVVNVFDQGQDSDMAYLVMEYLPGMTLRELLQEYERLTPEQTLDILEAVLSGLAAAHKAGIVHRDLKPENVLLADDGRIKIGDFGLARAVSANTATGQALLGTIAYLSPELVTRGIADTRSDIYAVGIMMYEMLAGEQPFKGEQPMQIAYQHANDQVPTPSTANASVPVELDELVLWATARDPEQRPRDARALLDELYAVQNRLDARSGDPAPLQRTVVFPSAPALPSVTTGETQVVGGPPVMTRQETERTEPESVVALAEAGSRRRSRGWMLALLVVMLAALAGGTGWYYGQGPGARVPVPSVTAMAVDDAAGTLQGQGFVVARAEEPSVDVEVGHVTRSVPASGTPVDQGSTVTVYASTGPRLLDVPDVVGAAEADARTRLEGVPFVVQEATIRQYGDAAEGTVVQVLDSSGAPVAAQYPEQQPVTLVVAAGKIPQVNGRSVDQAVATLAQAGLVGEAGKQSFSDDVEKGEVISVYPVDQNPVRSGLDGAPGSKVGLEISKGPDLVAVPAVVGLTRDEAKAALDAAGFKYAYSAFWDALPNSITRVASASPEAQAMARRGSTVNLGITASG, encoded by the coding sequence GTGACCTCCAGCCCGACCGACCCCATGATCGGCCGTCTCCTCGACGGTCGGTACCAGGTCAGGTCCCGCATCGCGCGCGGCGGGATGGCGACGGTCTACGTGGCCACCGACCTGCGGCTCGAGCGCCGCGTCGCCGTGAAGGTGATGCACGGGCACCTCGCCGACGACAGCGCGTTCCGCGACCGCTTCATCCAGGAGGCGCGCTCGGCCGCGCGGCTGGCCCATCCCAACGTCGTCAACGTCTTCGACCAGGGCCAGGACTCCGACATGGCGTACCTCGTCATGGAGTACCTGCCCGGCATGACGCTGCGCGAGCTGCTGCAGGAGTACGAGCGGCTGACGCCGGAGCAGACCCTCGACATCCTCGAGGCCGTGCTCTCCGGCCTCGCCGCCGCGCACAAGGCCGGCATCGTCCACCGTGACCTCAAGCCCGAGAACGTGCTGCTCGCCGACGACGGACGCATCAAGATCGGCGACTTCGGCCTCGCGCGCGCGGTCAGCGCCAACACGGCCACCGGGCAGGCGCTCCTCGGCACCATCGCGTACCTCTCCCCCGAGCTCGTCACCCGGGGCATCGCCGACACCCGCAGCGACATCTACGCGGTCGGCATCATGATGTACGAGATGCTCGCGGGCGAGCAGCCGTTCAAGGGCGAGCAGCCGATGCAGATCGCGTACCAGCACGCGAACGACCAGGTGCCCACCCCGAGCACAGCCAACGCGTCCGTCCCCGTCGAGCTCGACGAGCTCGTGCTCTGGGCCACCGCCCGGGATCCCGAGCAGCGGCCCCGCGACGCCCGCGCCCTCCTCGACGAGCTCTACGCCGTGCAGAACCGGCTCGACGCCCGGTCGGGCGACCCGGCTCCGCTCCAGCGCACCGTCGTCTTCCCGAGCGCCCCGGCGCTCCCCTCCGTCACGACCGGCGAGACGCAGGTCGTGGGAGGTCCCCCGGTCATGACGCGCCAGGAGACCGAGCGCACCGAGCCGGAGTCCGTCGTCGCGCTGGCGGAGGCCGGATCGCGCCGCCGCTCGCGCGGCTGGATGCTCGCGCTCCTCGTCGTGATGCTCGCCGCCCTCGCCGGTGGCACGGGCTGGTACTACGGCCAGGGGCCGGGCGCGCGCGTGCCCGTGCCGTCCGTCACGGCCATGGCCGTCGACGACGCCGCCGGCACGCTCCAGGGCCAGGGCTTCGTCGTCGCGCGTGCCGAGGAGCCGAGCGTGGACGTCGAGGTGGGGCACGTGACCCGCAGCGTCCCGGCCTCCGGCACGCCCGTCGACCAGGGGTCCACCGTGACCGTCTACGCCTCGACCGGACCGCGGCTCCTCGACGTGCCCGACGTGGTCGGGGCTGCCGAGGCGGACGCCCGCACGCGCCTCGAGGGCGTCCCCTTCGTCGTCCAGGAGGCGACCATCCGGCAGTACGGTGACGCCGCCGAGGGCACCGTCGTGCAGGTGCTGGACTCCTCGGGAGCCCCCGTCGCGGCGCAGTACCCAGAGCAGCAGCCCGTGACCCTCGTGGTCGCCGCCGGGAAGATCCCCCAGGTGAATGGCCGCTCCGTCGACCAGGCCGTGGCGACGCTCGCCCAGGCGGGTCTCGTCGGCGAGGCGGGGAAGCAGAGCTTCAGCGACGACGTCGAGAAGGGCGAGGTCATCTCGGTCTACCCGGTGGACCAGAACCCCGTGCGCTCGGGGCTCGACGGCGCGCCCGGCAGCAAGGTCGGCCTCGAGATCTCGAAGGGGCCCGACCTCGTGGCGGTGCCGGCGGTCGTCGGGCTGACGCGCGACGAGGCGAAGGCGGCGCTCGACGCGGCGGGCTTCAAGTACGCGTACTCCGCGTTCTGGGACGCGCTGCCCAACAGCATCACCCGGGTGGCCTCGGCCAGCCCGGAGGCGCAGGCGATGGCCCGTCGCGGGTCCACCGTCAACCTCGGCATCACCGCGTCCGGCTGA